The following is a genomic window from Rhizobium sp. NRK18.
GGGCCGGCCGGATGGCGGTACGGTGGATGCCGAGGGCTGTTACTGGATGGCGGGCGTCGGCGGCTGGCAGCTGGTGCGCTACACGCCGGACGGCACGATCGACCGGATCATCGACATGCCGGCGGAACGGCCGACGAAGATCATGTTCGGCGGGCCCGACCTCGATACACTCTATGTGACCAGTTTCGGCATCGAGAAGACGCCGGGGACTGAAGACCGGCAGCCATGCGCCGGCGGCCTTTTCGCCATAACCGGACTTGGTGTCCGGGGCGTAGCTCAAACCCCATTTGCAGGATAACGATTATGAAGATTACCGCTCTGCGTTCGTTCATGAGTTGCGACCGGGATCGGCCGCGCGTGCTGGTCGCCATCGACACCGACGAGGGTATCACCGGCTGGGGCGAGTGCTACAATCACGGTCCCGACCGGGCTTTGCCGCCGCTTCTCGACTACCTCTATCTGCAGATTGAGGGCCAGGATCCGAGACGGATCGAAGCCCTTGTCCTGAAGCTCATGCAGCAGAGCCGTTTTCCCCCGGGCGCTCTCGGCCTTGCGGCGATCTCGGCCATCGACCACGCGCTCTGGGATATTTCCGCAAAGGCGCTGAACGTGCCGGTCTACATGCTGCTCGGCGGCAATGTGCGCGATCGGGTGCGTGTCTATCAGGGCGTCTACACAGCGCCGGAACCCGAGCGCATCCGCGACCATTGCATCGAGATGCGCGAGAGCTACGGGCTCACCGCCTTCAAGCTGTCGCCCTACCGGATCGACATTCATGCCAACCCGTGGGGCAAGGTTCTGAGGACCACCGGCGACTGGGTCGAGAAGGTTACGGAAGCCTGCGGCGAGGATGTGGAGTTCGCCTTCGACGCCCATGCCAAGATTTACGAGTCCTGGCAGGCGGTGCAGCTTGGTGACGTGCTGGCGCAGTTCAACCCGCTGTTTTACGAGGAGCCGATCCGGCCGGAGAATTTCGAGGCGTGGGGCAGGCTCAAATCGCAGTTGAAGGTGCCTTTGGCCACGGGCGAGAGCCTGTTTTCCAAGTTCGAATTCCTGCGTCTGCTGCAGGTCTCGGGCGCCGACATCATCCAGCCGGACATCTGCGTCATCGGCGGGCTTCTCGAGATGCGCAAGATCGCGGCGATGGCCGAGGCCCATTATGTCAGCGTCGCGCCGCACAATCCGATGGGGCCGCTGGCGACGGCCGTCAACCTGCATTTCGCCGCCTCGCAGCCGAACTTCAAGATCCTCGAATATCGCCTGCCGGTCGGCGCCGCCTATCACAGCGACGGCATGAGCGGCGACGAGCGGGTCGGCTATGTCGTCGATCCCTATGTGCCGAAGGACGGCTACCTGGAGCTCAGGCCCGATCGGCCCGGCTGGGGCGTGGAGATCGACGAGGAGTATCTGAAAACCGACCGCTACGTGCATTGGGAGCGCAAGCTGCCGATCCGCCCCGACGGTTCGACCGCACATTGCTGAGGGTGAGGCATGGCCGAGGCGCAGGAGACGTTGCGTAGCCGGATTGCGGCGCTGATCGGATGGCGGGATGGCGTGGCAGCCACCGGCCGGGCGATCGAGACCGTAGCCATGACGGGTGGTGGCAGCCGGCAATCGGTCGTTCTGTCGGTCGATGGCCGCGACGTTCCCGGCATCCTGCTTCTGCCCGAGCGCCTGCCTTGCCCGGCGATCCTTTACTGCCACGCCCATGGTGGCAACTACGAGCAGGGGGCGGACGAGCTTCTGACCGGCGCACCGTATCTTGCCGGACCCTATGCGGAGGATCTCCTCCAGCTCGGCTTTGCTGTCCTGTCCGTCGACACGCCGGGCTTCGGATCGCGGCGGGGCGAGGGAAGCGAAAGCGCCATGGCCAAGGCGGCGCTCTGGCGCGGCGACAGCCTGTTTAGCGAGATGCTGAAGTGCCAGGCGGCGGCGCTCGGCTATCTGGCGGCGCGGCCGGAGGTCGACGGGCAAAGGATTGCGGCGCTCGGCATATCGATGGGCGGAGCGCTGGCATCCTGGCTGGGCGCACTGGACAGCCGGATTTCAGCCGTTGCCGATCTCTGCATGCTTGCCGACATCCAGGAGCTGATCGCGCTTGGCGTTCATGACCGGCACGGCATCTATCTCACCGTGCCTGGCCTGCTTGCCTTGGCTGATATGGGCGATGTCGCCGGACTGATTGCGCCGCGCCCGCAGTTCGTCGGTCACAAACGGGGCGATCATCTGACGCCGCCGTCCGCCCGGGATGCGGCTCTGGCGAAACTCAAGGCGGCCTATCAGGCGGCAGGCGCCGAGAGCGCGCTCGACTGCTTTCTCGGCGATGGCGATGGCCACAAGGAAAGCCCGGCCATGCGGCAGGCGGCGCTCGCATTTTTGAAGCGGCGGGCGGCGGCACAGTGAACGGCTTGCTGCCGACCGAGTGGCTTTTGTCTGAACGGCGGCGACGACCTGTTTGCTTAATTTATCATACAAGTATAGCGTATATGTATGAATATAAACTGGAGTCGGAGAGGCACCAGGTCGCGTCAAAAAGGATTTTCTTGACAAAGCCTTGCCGAGGGCCTTCGGAGAAGGGGCAGTTGAAGAGATGCCGGGGAGAAAGAAGACCGTGGAAGGGTTTGCGAAGTTCGCCAACAAGGGCAAGGGCACGCTTGTCTCGAAAATTGGCGAAGAGCTGAGGCGCGCCATACAGTCCGGAAAATTCTCGCCCGGCGAAAAGCTGCCGAGCGAAGTGCAACTGACCGAGACCTATGGCGTCAGCCGCACCGTGGTGCGCGAGGCGATCGCAGCCTTGCGGGCGGACGGCCTTGTCGTAGCAAGACAGGGGGCCGGCGTCTTCGTTCTGGAATCCTCGTCCGTGCCATTTTTCCCGCAACAGCGCATCGACCAGGCGCGCGTCTCCTCGATGATCGAGCTTCTGGAACTGCGCACGGCCGTCGAGGTCGAGGCGGCAGGTCTTGCCGCCCAGCGCCGGTCTCCCGCGCAGGAAGACCGCATCTTCAGCTGTCACGCCGCTGTGGTCGCCTGCATCGAGGCGCAACGGCCAACCTCGGAAGAAGACTTCGCCTTCCACCTGGCGATCGCGAGCGCCACGAACAATCCGCGCTTCCCGGAATTCCTGTCGCGGCTCGGCACGCAGATCATTCCGCGCGCCGCACTGCAGACCGAGAGCGGCGATGCGCAGGACATGAGTTATGCCAAGCGGATCTGCGCCGAGCACGAGGCGATCGTGGTGGCGATTTCCAACGGCGACGAGGAGGGCGCGCGCGAGGCGATGCGCCGGCACCTGAAAGGCAGCCAGGCCCGCTACCGCGCCCTGTTGCGCTCTGATGCGCTCTCGGGTGCCGCGCGGACGCTGTCGTCCTGATTTTTCTCGATAGGGAATGATGTCGGGCGGCCCACGGGCCGCCCTTTTCCGTTCAGAGTGCCGCGCCGTGTTCGGCGATCATCTTCGTCAGGCTGCCATCGGCCGGGAAGAGCGGGATCAGGCAGGCCTGCAGCGCATGATAGATGTCGTCGCGGGTCGGGAAGAGTTCGGCTTCCGGCTTCATGTCTTCCGACAATTGCTGGTGCCAGCCGCCATTCTCGCGATCGACGAAGTGGCGGGCGATGGTGTCCCAGATCTTGCGGTAGCTCTCCTCGTGGAAGTCGCCGAATGCGTGCTCGTTGAGGAAATGCGCAGCACCTGCGCCTTCGGCCATCGGCCACCAGAGCTTGAAGGCGCGGGAGACTGCATTGTCCCAGCCGATGGTGTAGACGAAGCCACCGCGGTCACGGTCCCAGCCGAGCGCCATGGACTGGAAGAACAGCGCCTTTGCGGCTTCCGGCATCCAGTCGTGCTTTCTGCCGCCGAGTGTCCAGAGCTGCAGGACGAGGCGGGCCCATTCGAGCCAGTGGCCGGGCGTCGAGCCGGACGGGCGGAACATCTGGTCGCCGTCGTAATCCTGGTCGACGGTCCAGTCCGCGTCGAAATGCTCGGGAACGCGGAAGCTGAGTTCGGCAGCCTTGCGGTTGATGATCAGGTCGGCGATGCGCTCGGCCTTGGCGAGATAGTCGCGCTCGCCGGTCACCTCGAAGGCCGCCATCAGGGCCTCCGTCAGGTGCATGTTGCAGTTCTGGCCGCGATAGGTGCCGCCGTCCTTGGCCGACCAGTCGCGTTCGAATTCCTCGGCGATGGCGCCGTGGGCGTCTTCCCAGAAGCGGTTGTTGATGACGGCGGTGATATCAGCCAGCAACTCGTCGGCCAGCGGATGGCCGACGGCCTTGGCGGATGAGGCGGCCAGCAGCACGAAGGCGTGGCCGTAGCCCTGCTTGGAGGCGTCGACCGGTCCATTGTCATCGACCCGCCAGAAATAACCGCCGTGTTCGGTGTCGCGGTGGCGGTTCCAGAGGAAGGTCATGCCGTGGTCGACGATGTCCCAGGCGCCGGGGCGGCCGAGCAGATGGGCGATCGCGAAGCAATGGATCATCCGGCAGGTGACGTGGATGCCGCGTACCGGATTATCCGCTTTCGGCACGCTGCCGTCGAGGTTTAGCTCGAAGAAGCCACCCTTGGGATTGATGATCGCGCCTTCGAAGAAGTTGAACAGGTTGTCGGCCTGGCCCATCAGCCAGCGGCGGTGATAGGGGCGGTCTTTCCACTTTTCCGGATTGGCTTCCGCAATTTGACCCATCGTCTTCTCCCGTTATGCTGGCGTCATCAAATCGGTCCACCATCTATCGCTTTTGCCCGCCGATGTCACCGTTGCGGCACCCTTGTCGTTGATCAAGTTTTGCGATGGACATGTTGACATAAAGATATCTTTATGTGATCTGCAGTGCTTATGCATGCACACGAGGAGAATGCCCATGTTCGATGATCTCTTTGGCCCCGAGGGAGAAAAGCGCGACGGCAGGGAGATCGCCGCGGCCCTGAAGAAGGCCGCCAGCGAGCGCATCCTGATCCTCGACGGCGCCATGGGCACGCAGATCCAGGGGCTCGGCTTCGACGAGGACCATTTCCGCGGCGATCGCTTCATCGGCTGTGAGTGCCATCAGCAGGGCAACAACGACCTCTTGATCCTCAGCCAGCCGAAGGCGATCGAGGAAGTGCATTACCGCTATGCGATGGCGGGCGCTGACATCCTGGAAACCAATACCTTCTCCTCGACGGTGATCGCCCAGGCCGACTATGCGATGGAAGACATCGTCTACGACCTCAACCGCGATGGCGCCCGGCTTGCCCGCCGCGCGGCGATCCGCGCCGAGAAGCAGGACGGCAAGCGCCGTTTCGTCGCCGGTGCCGTCGGGCCGACGAACCGCACCGCGTCGATCTCGCCGGACGTCAACAATCCCGGCTACCGCGCCGTCACCTTCGACGGCCTGCGCCAGGCCTACGGGCAGCAGATCGTCGGACTGATTGACGGCGGCGCGGATATCATTCTCATCGAGACCATCTTCGACACGCTGAACGCCAAGGCGGCGATCTTTGCGGCGGAAGAGGCATTTGCCGAGAAGGGCATCCGTCTGCCGGTGATGATTTCCGGCACGATCACCGACCTTTCCGGCCGCACGCTGTCCGGCCAGACGCCGTCTGCCTTCTGGAATTCCGTACGCCACGCCAACCCGTTCACGATCGGCCTCAATTGTGCGCTCGGCGCGGATGCGATGCGGCCGCACCTGCAGGAGCTGTCGGGTGTGGCGGACACCTTCATCTGCGCCTATCCGAATGCCGGGTTGCCGAACGCCTTCGGCCAGTATGACGAGACGCCGGACGACATGGCCCGCCAGATCAAGGGCTTTGCCGAAGAAGGCCTCGTCAACGTCGTCGGCGGCTGCTGCGGCTCCACGCCCGAGCATATCGCTGCGATTCGGGACGCCGTCTCGACTTTCAGCCCGCGCGCCGTTCCTGAGCACAGGCCCTTCATGTCGCTTTCCGGCCTGGAGCCTTTCGTGCTGACGCCTGAAATCCCCTTCGTCAATGTGGGCGAGCGGACCAATGTCACGGGCTCGGCCAAGTTCCGCAAGCTGATCACCGCCGGCGACTACAATGTCGCACTCGATGTCGCCCGCGACCAGGTCGAGAACGGTGCCCAGATCATCGACATCAACATGGACGAAGGCCTGATCGACTCGGAAAAGGCGATGGTCGAGTTCCTCAACCTAATTGCCGCCGAGCCGGACATCGCACGCGTGCCGGTGATGATCGACAGTTCGAAATGGTCGATCATCGAGGCGGGCCTGAAATGCGTGCAGGGCAAGGCGCTGGTCAACTCCATCTCGATGAAGGAGGGCGAGGAAGCATTTCTCAAGCAGGCCGAACTCGTGCGCCGCTACGGTGCCGCGGTCGTGGTCATGGCCTTCGATGAGCAGGGGCAGGCGGATACCTACGAGCGCAAGGTCGAAATCTGCACGCGCGCCTACAAGCTCCTGACCGAGAAGGTCGGTATCGCGCCGGAAGACATCATCTTCGACCCGAACGTCTTCGCGGTGGCGACCGGCATTGAGGAACACAATGATTACGGCGTCGCCTTCATCGAGGCGGCGCGGACGATCCGCGAGACGCTGCCGCACGTGCATATTTCCGGTGGGGTGTCGAACCTCTCCTTCTCCTTCCGCGGCAACGAGCCCGTGCGCCAGGCCATGCATGCCGTGTTCCTCTATCACGCCATCCAGGCGGGCATGGACATGGGCATCGTCAATGCCGGCCAGCTGTCCGTCTACGAGACCATCGAACCGGAGCTGCGCGAGGCCTGCGAGGACGTGGTTCTCAACCGCAACCCGAACGCCACCGAGCGGATGCTGGAGATCGCCGAGCGCTATCGCGGCACCGGCACCAAGGGACCGCGCGAGCAGGATCTTTCCTGGCGCGAATGGCCGGTCGAAAAGCGGCTGGAGCACGCGCTCGTTAACGGCATCACCGAATATATCGACGCCGACACGGAGGAGGCGCGCCTTGCCGCCGAGCGCCCGCTGCATGTGATCGAGGGGCCACTGATGGCCGGCATGAACGTGGTCGGCGATCTGTTCGGCGCCGGCAAGATGTTCCTGCCGCAGGTGGTCAAATCCGCCCGCGTGATGAAGCAGGCGGTTGCCGTGCTGCTGCCCTACATGGAAGAGGAAAAGAAGGCGAATGGCGGCGACGGCCGCGAAAGCGCCGGCAAGGTTCTGATGGCGACCGTCAAGGGCGACGTCCACGACATCGGCAAGAACATCGTCGGTGTCGTGCTCGCCTGCAACAATTACGAGATCATCGATCTCGGCGTCATGGTGCCGGCCACGAAGATCCTGGAAACGGCGGTGAAGGAAAAGGTCGACATCATTGGTCTCTCCGGCCTCATCACGCCATCGCTCGACGAGATGGTGCATGTGGCTTCCGAGATGGAGAAGCAGGGCTTTGATATTCCCCTCCTCATCGGCGGTGCGACGACCAGCCGTGTCCACACTGCCGTCAAGATCCATCCGCGCTACCAGCGCAGCCAGGCCGTCTACGTCACCGATGCCAGCCGCGCCGTCAACGTCGTCTCGACGCTTCTCTCCAGGACGGCGCGCGACGGCTATGTCGAGCAGATCCGGGCCGAATACCGCAAGGTGGCGGAAGCCCACGAGCGCGCCGAACGCGAGAAGCAGCGCCTGCCGATCGCAGCCGCCCGCGCCAATGCCGTGAAGCTCGACTGGGAGGCCTACCAGCCGGTGAAGCCGAGTTTTACCGGCACAAAGGTGTTCGAGGATTATGATCTCGC
Proteins encoded in this region:
- a CDS encoding AGE family epimerase/isomerase; protein product: MGQIAEANPEKWKDRPYHRRWLMGQADNLFNFFEGAIINPKGGFFELNLDGSVPKADNPVRGIHVTCRMIHCFAIAHLLGRPGAWDIVDHGMTFLWNRHRDTEHGGYFWRVDDNGPVDASKQGYGHAFVLLAASSAKAVGHPLADELLADITAVINNRFWEDAHGAIAEEFERDWSAKDGGTYRGQNCNMHLTEALMAAFEVTGERDYLAKAERIADLIINRKAAELSFRVPEHFDADWTVDQDYDGDQMFRPSGSTPGHWLEWARLVLQLWTLGGRKHDWMPEAAKALFFQSMALGWDRDRGGFVYTIGWDNAVSRAFKLWWPMAEGAGAAHFLNEHAFGDFHEESYRKIWDTIARHFVDRENGGWHQQLSEDMKPEAELFPTRDDIYHALQACLIPLFPADGSLTKMIAEHGAAL
- a CDS encoding mandelate racemase/muconate lactonizing enzyme family protein, which encodes MKITALRSFMSCDRDRPRVLVAIDTDEGITGWGECYNHGPDRALPPLLDYLYLQIEGQDPRRIEALVLKLMQQSRFPPGALGLAAISAIDHALWDISAKALNVPVYMLLGGNVRDRVRVYQGVYTAPEPERIRDHCIEMRESYGLTAFKLSPYRIDIHANPWGKVLRTTGDWVEKVTEACGEDVEFAFDAHAKIYESWQAVQLGDVLAQFNPLFYEEPIRPENFEAWGRLKSQLKVPLATGESLFSKFEFLRLLQVSGADIIQPDICVIGGLLEMRKIAAMAEAHYVSVAPHNPMGPLATAVNLHFAASQPNFKILEYRLPVGAAYHSDGMSGDERVGYVVDPYVPKDGYLELRPDRPGWGVEIDEEYLKTDRYVHWERKLPIRPDGSTAHC
- the metH gene encoding methionine synthase produces the protein MFDDLFGPEGEKRDGREIAAALKKAASERILILDGAMGTQIQGLGFDEDHFRGDRFIGCECHQQGNNDLLILSQPKAIEEVHYRYAMAGADILETNTFSSTVIAQADYAMEDIVYDLNRDGARLARRAAIRAEKQDGKRRFVAGAVGPTNRTASISPDVNNPGYRAVTFDGLRQAYGQQIVGLIDGGADIILIETIFDTLNAKAAIFAAEEAFAEKGIRLPVMISGTITDLSGRTLSGQTPSAFWNSVRHANPFTIGLNCALGADAMRPHLQELSGVADTFICAYPNAGLPNAFGQYDETPDDMARQIKGFAEEGLVNVVGGCCGSTPEHIAAIRDAVSTFSPRAVPEHRPFMSLSGLEPFVLTPEIPFVNVGERTNVTGSAKFRKLITAGDYNVALDVARDQVENGAQIIDINMDEGLIDSEKAMVEFLNLIAAEPDIARVPVMIDSSKWSIIEAGLKCVQGKALVNSISMKEGEEAFLKQAELVRRYGAAVVVMAFDEQGQADTYERKVEICTRAYKLLTEKVGIAPEDIIFDPNVFAVATGIEEHNDYGVAFIEAARTIRETLPHVHISGGVSNLSFSFRGNEPVRQAMHAVFLYHAIQAGMDMGIVNAGQLSVYETIEPELREACEDVVLNRNPNATERMLEIAERYRGTGTKGPREQDLSWREWPVEKRLEHALVNGITEYIDADTEEARLAAERPLHVIEGPLMAGMNVVGDLFGAGKMFLPQVVKSARVMKQAVAVLLPYMEEEKKANGGDGRESAGKVLMATVKGDVHDIGKNIVGVVLACNNYEIIDLGVMVPATKILETAVKEKVDIIGLSGLITPSLDEMVHVASEMEKQGFDIPLLIGGATTSRVHTAVKIHPRYQRSQAVYVTDASRAVNVVSTLLSRTARDGYVEQIRAEYRKVAEAHERAEREKQRLPIAAARANAVKLDWEAYQPVKPSFTGTKVFEDYDLAELARYIDWTPFFQTWELKGRYPAILEDEKQGEAARQLFADAQSMLEKIIAEKWFRPRAVIGFWPANSVGDDIRLYKDDARKDELAMLHTLRQQLSKRGDRPNVALSDFVAPEASGKPDYVGGFVVTAGIEEVAIAERFERANDDYSSILVKALADRFAEAFAERMHERVRREFWGYASDENLTSDELIAETYGGIRPAPGYPAQPDHTEKTTLFNLLDATAATGVELTESFAMWPGSSVSGLYIGHPDSYYFGVAKVERDQVQDYANRKGMSVEEAERWLAPVLNYVPSGAGAVDDAA
- a CDS encoding alpha/beta hydrolase produces the protein MAEAQETLRSRIAALIGWRDGVAATGRAIETVAMTGGGSRQSVVLSVDGRDVPGILLLPERLPCPAILYCHAHGGNYEQGADELLTGAPYLAGPYAEDLLQLGFAVLSVDTPGFGSRRGEGSESAMAKAALWRGDSLFSEMLKCQAAALGYLAARPEVDGQRIAALGISMGGALASWLGALDSRISAVADLCMLADIQELIALGVHDRHGIYLTVPGLLALADMGDVAGLIAPRPQFVGHKRGDHLTPPSARDAALAKLKAAYQAAGAESALDCFLGDGDGHKESPAMRQAALAFLKRRAAAQ
- a CDS encoding FadR/GntR family transcriptional regulator → MPGRKKTVEGFAKFANKGKGTLVSKIGEELRRAIQSGKFSPGEKLPSEVQLTETYGVSRTVVREAIAALRADGLVVARQGAGVFVLESSSVPFFPQQRIDQARVSSMIELLELRTAVEVEAAGLAAQRRSPAQEDRIFSCHAAVVACIEAQRPTSEEDFAFHLAIASATNNPRFPEFLSRLGTQIIPRAALQTESGDAQDMSYAKRICAEHEAIVVAISNGDEEGAREAMRRHLKGSQARYRALLRSDALSGAARTLSS